The DNA region CGGTCATCcctttgtgtctctgtgtgcttttctttctatttttccctttattatcacctttcatagaatcatagattggattggaagggaccttaaagatcattttgttccaccccctgccatgggcagggacaccttccactatcccagcttgctccaagccccatccaatctggcctggaacactgccagggatggggcagccagagcttctctgggcaacctgtgccagggcatcaccaccctcacagggaacaatttctaATTTCTGCCCGATATTCCATCTAtacctgctctctgtcagtgtgaagccattcccttgtgtcctgtccctccaggcccttgtcaaGAGTTTCTCTTTGCATTGAAAGGATCCTTAAAGAAGCAGAAGCTTTCTCCTTCCACATAGCCTCACACAGCATATAAGGCACTGATCATTTCCTGGGCCACTTAGAAAACATTGCACCACCAGCTAAAACCATCAGAGGTGCCACTGGCAGCATGTACAACCTGCTCTTAGCCAGCACTCCTTGCAAGGGCATTCTGGACTTgggctaaaataattttcctcactGTACGTTTGGAAGCAGTGGATGGGCACCCAGATGTAGATGGACCAAATGCCACAGCAGAATTCTCCAGAATCTCTTGTCATTTTGGAAATAATGCCTTTCTCTTGCATGGAAGCAGGGCTTCATTGAAATATTGGGGTTTTGGTGCAAGCCAAAGTTAAATTAAAAGATTGGAGCAGAAGGAACTGGGAAATGAGGAAGGATAGAACAGCAAACTGAAAAGGCTGGGAGAAGACAGGACGTGGGAAGGAGGATGGGACATGGACAGGAGCTGAGGGACAGGATGGAAGAATAAACACTTGGAACCACCTCAGGGCCTCTAGgatggaaataaattaaagaatGGAAATTGGAGTGCAGGAGCAAAAGGGGTTGAACAGACCCACAAGAGGACGAGATTCAGCTGAAGCATGAACAGAGCTGTCAGAGCGGTTGCATCTGATGCTGCAAAACCTGACACAGTATTTGTACACCTCAGTCATTTTAAGCTGCCTAGCAAAGAGCTGTGAAACCCTCCATCTTTTCCTGGTGAGGGGTCTGCatgctgctgtcactgtctGTCACACATTAATTTGCTCACACACCACAGGGTTGTGTTGTGAACCTAAAAACTATGACAGGatgtttttcctcctgtgaTAAACAGGAACCTGAAGTCCCTGAAACACATCCACAGCATCTCTCTGGGAAAGGACAtctgaaaaaaccccaatgtATTCACACAGGAAATACTTAAgggatttaaaaagaaaggtttaAAAGTTACTTATCTGTAGAtagaattttggggggaaaccCAAGACAAACACTGTATTTAAGGCACTTTAGGTTAACTGAAGTACTTGAAAGCTAGGAAATATTTGTGTCAAAGTTTCTGGTACAACCTGTTTCGTCTTCCCCTCTTCCATTTATCCCAGTATTGTCACAAAATCTTTAATTATACCATTATATAATTTTTGCCAGTACAAGAACCTGTCCTCATCCAACACACAGAAAGGACAGCATTCCAGGAATAGTCTGGGTTGATCCAGGGAATGGGACTGTCACCTTCACTTTGTGGAAGTGCAGTTTTTCCTCCATCAGTCAGCAGTGGCACAAGCACCCTTTTCAAAGGACAGCATAGGGACTGCTCAAGGCCTGGCTGCATGGGgatctgagcaacctgggctaggGGAAGATGTcccccctgcccatggcagggctttGGAATAGGATggtctttaagatcccttccaaccctggacattctatgattctagcACTGGGATGGAGGGTTTCCCATCACAGAATATTCAGGATTACTTCTGTTTTgagaaaaatggttttttttatCCCTGCTCATTGTGGTGATGCATGAAATCATGGTGGATATGTGGGTATTGTTAGATGCCCAGCCCTCCTCACCTTGTCTGGTTCTTTGAGATCTGCAGTTACACAAACTGAGAAttctttgtgtattttcttccctcttggAGTGTAAAACAAATAGGAGAGCCAAGGTTTCATTGCCCATATGCAGTGAAATCACTGCTCTTTCCTACCCTAAGTGATTCTGGCTTTCTGTGAGATGCAGAGCAATGTTTCAAACCCAGGCCTTCACTTGGACTAGAATAAAGAGGCTGAAGGCACTCAGGGATCTGACCATGAACATTCGATGCCCCAGTAGTTGATTCTCTGATGCCTGGAAGGATGTTGATAAACATCCTTCAGGCTTCTCCTGCTTTCTGGTGAGAGAACAAACCTGGAGAACTCCTGTTTCTGAGTGGTATGCCTAACAGCTCCAGGGCTCAAGCTAATTCTGCTTCCCTCCCCTGTTCAGCACTCTCATTTATAGATTTATGGCTCTGAGTAAGAAGGGAAATATGAAGTTGGCTGTAATTGGTACTGTGCATAAGTGTAAATTACCATTTCAAATGGGGATGCTCTGCCAgctattgcattttttttttcattttccctgtcTATTGCTCTTTTTAGACTGTGGGGATTTGTTTGATGTGTGGAATATTTTGGCTCTTGGGAAATGATTCCTACCCCAGGGCCTCCAGCCTGTGGGAGGTTCTGTTGTGTCTCCCAGGCTCTGCATTAAGGATACTGATGGATGATTTTAGAGGTGCATTGATCACCAAAATATACTTCAGGTATGGAAGGTGTTCTTCTTGTTTCTCCGTTTGATGGGGGTGAGTGTTACAAGATGTCACATGAGAAAAGCATGTCAAGCTGTTCTGCTGAAGGCCCAGTGGTCAGCCAGCATCCCCAGCACGTACTGGGCAGCCTTCAGCCCCAAAAGGAGTTTTGGAAAAGGGATATGAAAAGTATTTTGCTACTGGGCTGCAAGCAAGTGAAGACACTGTAGTGAGGTTATAGGGATGAGAAGCTCCATAACTGGGAAAAGTACCTGAATGTGGGAAGCAGAAGTTAGGGGTAGCACAGGAGCCGTGGAGGAGGGAATTGGAAAGTTCAGGAGACAATGAGGTGACTGGGAAATGCAGGAAGACAAGGAAGTGGCTAAGAAGTTTTGCATGCCCTAGCCTCAAACCTGGATTCCCACTTGGGATATCTTAGTTTTGTAGTGAGGGTCTCTGGGTTTGGCTTTCCTGAGAAAATGCTACACAGACACAATGTtttggcagctgcagtgctgatcACATCAAATCCTGCAAAAGGGAGCTAAAGGAAATACAAAGGGTGGCAGTGTTACCCAAAATGCTGAGCCACGTTTGGGGTGCATCCAAAGGAATGGTTGAAACTGAACTCCTGTGCTGCAGATTGACAGTGCCTGTATGGACCAGGCCTGGAAGGACAATGTCCTTCCAGTTTTTGGAGCAGGATGAGAGCCCAGAACTGAGTGTCCTGTGCTAGCCAGAACCATTTCCCCCATGAATCTCTGAAGGGATTTTTGTGCACCTTGGCATTAATGACCAATACAGCCTGTGGGAGGGTGTGCTCATCAGCAATTCTTGAACCACAGCGAGGTGCCACACCTGAGCTTGGAGATGTGATCACAGCCACTGCCCCAAAGAGGAGCTTAGTGGCACCCATCTTGTGGTGCTGGCTTCAGGGCCagcacccaaatccctccccagGCAGCGTTATGGTGCAGCAGTGTGGCTTTTGGGGACACTATTCTTGTCCCTCCTGACACCTCCGGGTCCCccttgcctgcagctctgcaaattGTGAGCcatggggagctgctggcccagcaGGAGGCTGAATGGTGGCAGCTGGCATTGCCTCAATATAGAAGTGAGGGAGGGGTGCGGAGCGGCTCGGGAGCGGGCTGCGTGCTGACAAGGGCTGTGTTACACGCTGCAAGGGCTTCTGGCTTTAACACCGAGCCCGAGCGCACCGCAGGGACAGCGGCTTCTGAAGGGCTGTCAGGAGCAAGCCCAGGCGGTGCAGAGCTGCTcggagctgggctgtggcaggagggtgggcagggatggggtgcGGGAGCACCTCGGCTGCCCGGAGCGCTGCTCGCCCAGGTAACGGGGAGCCCAGAGCCGCGGCAGCATGGAATGTCTGTGTGGGCTGGAAAATGGTCCTGCGCACCGTGCTGGAGCTCCACGCTGACTCTGCTCTGCTGACTGAAGCTTGCTCCTTCAAACCCAGCACAGGGCGAGCTCCGTCATGTAGACATGCCCCTGTGTGAAACCTCGGGAGCTTTTCCATCCTTCCTGAAAGCTGTTTTGAAAGGATTTCTCAACAATTAACCCTGCAAATGAATAAATCATAATTATAATTCAAATAATCCCGGGAATGAATAATTCATTGtaataattgaaaaagaaatttcagcaAGAAGCATTTTACTATTACAAAGGCAAACATtgattctttttaaattttttttccagagaataGGTATATTCCCCAGCAAAGTCTTTTTCATCTGGCTGCCATACCCCAATTATGTataatatgaaacaaaaatatgctTCCTTGTGTGACAGGCATCTCcccacaaatgaaaaaatacgCTTTCTTTTGCAACAGCCGTCTTCAATGCTAATGAgcaagaaaggaaaggggaTTAAGTGACATTTTATTCATATTCACCTCCTTCCTGAGAACAGAGCCAAAGAAAGCAGCCACAGTCAGCTGGTCAAAATGCCCAGAGCCTGAACCAGGAATTGCCAGCTAGTtaggagggactgggaggagggaggcGTAAAAAGGGGAATGTTTTCCTCTATATCCATGCTGCTAAGAGATGGTGTAGGCTAAGCACATGGCTTGCAGCCAGCAAAGGCATCAGATGCTGCGATGATAAAAGCCTGGTTTATAACATTTAGCACCGACAAAGGGCTTTCAAGGGAAAGACAGACTTTTGTCCTGGGAAGGACGGAAGCAGAGTCACCTGTTagcccattttctctctctcaggagaAAGTACAATGTCGTGAGTTTCTCTGCGCTTTCAAATGCCGAGCGTGACAGGGACAAGGCAAACCACAGGTTTCTAAAGCCAAAAAGAGCTGGTAGTCTGATTGCTTGTGAAATGCAGATTCTGATTTTGGGAAGACTTAATGCTGGCTGTGTGGTgatggaccaaaaaaaaaaaaaaaaaaagctcacgTGTTTGGTATGTGGGAAAAGAGGCAAACTCCATCCACCCCAAATGAGGAGAGAAACTGCATTTACCTGTATCTTTCCCCGGTTCACCGTGACAGGTTGTCTCCATCTGTGGATGGTCCGATGCCACCGTCGTGCTTGCATCACGGCAATGACATTTATAAATGGAGGTCCGCGAGCCACAGGCATGGAGTGACTGGCTCAAGGTCAACTCCAGCCTGCGGCGGGGACGGGAACAACACCGAGGTCAGCCTGGTCCCACGGCTGGGCTCTGAGCCCTGCCCGGAGCCGGCGGTGTGGGACAGCCCACGGCAGGGGTTTGCCTGAGGGGACAAGGGCAGGACTCCAGCGGGGAGGGGTGGGCGAAAGAAGGGCGGCGGCGGTGCCGCCCTTTGGACCAGCCCTTGCGAAACTCCTGGCCGGAGAGCTGAACCCCCGGCGGCTCCCACTCGGGGGTCTCCCCCGAAAAGCCGAcgcccctgggctggggctgcggcGTCCTCCGCGGCGGGGGGAGAGGTGGGGCGAGCATCCCCCGCCGGCGGGTGCGCGCATCCGTCTGTGGCTGAGCGTGTCGGCGCTGGCGCGGCGTGCgtgtctgtgtctctctgtctccGTGCGGGTGCCTGCGTGTGCGTGTGTCTGCGTGTGCCCCTCTCCCCGCGTGTGACACCGCGCGTGTGTGCTCGCACACCTCCCTCTCCCGcgtgtctctgtgtctgtgtgtccctgcgTGTGCGCGGGGAGCGCAGCGCGGAGCCGGGcgcggcagcagcggcagcagcggcggcggcgcggtgCCCCGAGCCCCGCGGCCGGAGGAGGAgccgcgccgggagccccgcggagccgccgggcGAGCGCGGCCGCACCGAGGCGCAACAGGCGGatggcggcgggcggcgggcgctgaAGGCGAGCGGGGCGAGGcggaggagcagggaagggaagggcaggcGAGGAAGGGCAGCGCCGGGCAGAGCGGGCGGGATGCGGGCGGAGGAGCCGCTGGCGCTGGCGGccccgcgggcgggcggcgagGCGGAGGCGGAGGCGCCGGGCGAGGAGCGGAGCGgcggcagctgctgcagcagcgaGCGCCTGGTGATCAACATCTCGGGGCTGCGCTTCGAGACGCAGCTGCGGACCCTCTCCATCTTCCCCGACACGCTGCTGGGGGACCCCAGCCGCCGGGTGCGCTACTTCGACCCGCTCCGCAACGAGTACTTCTTCGACCGCAACCGGCCCAGCTTCGACGCCATCCTCTACTATTACCAGTCCGGGGGCCGGCTCCGCCGGCCGGTCCATGTGCCCCTGGACATCTTCCTGGAGGAGATCCGCTTCTACCAGCTGGGCCAGGAGGCTATTGAGACATTCCGGGAGGACGAGGGATTCATCccagaggaggagaagcccctgccccagcatcACTTCCAGCGCCAGGTCTGGCTGCTCTTTGAGTACCCCGAGAGCTCCGGGCCGGCCAGAGCCATCGCCATCGTCTCCGTGCTGGTCATCCTTATCTCCATCGTCATCTTCTGCCTGGAGACCCTGCCCGAGTTCCGCCAGGAGCCCAAGGGCCCCCAGCCTGGCTTCGGGGAGTCTGCGCCACTCGGGGacgaggtgctgctgctgccgccgctgccACCGCCGAGCGGGACCCCCCCGCCCCTGCGTCCCGCCGCCGGCTCCGGCCCGTTCTTCACAGACCCCTTCTTCCTCATCGAGACCCTGTGCATCATCTGGTTCTCCTTCGAGCTCCTCGTGCGCTTCTTTGCCTGCCCCAGCAAGCCCGAGTTCTCCCGCAACATCATGAACATCATTGACATCGTGGCCATCATCCCCTACTTCATCACCCTGGGCACCGagctggcccagcagcagcagcagaagcagcagcccgggagcagcagcaacaacGGGGGCCAGCAGCAAGCCATGTCCCTGGCCATCCTCAGAGTCATCCGCCTGGTCAGAGTCTTCAGGATCTTCAAGCTCTCCAGGCACTCCAAGGGGCTGCAGATCTTAGGGAAGACTCTCCAGGCCAGtatgagggagctgggcctcctcatcttcttcctcttcatcgGGGTGATCCTCTTCTCCAGTGCTGTCTACTTTGCAGAGACTGATGACCCTGACTCACTGTTCACCAGCATCCCTGATGCTTTCTGGTGGGCTGTGGTGTCCATGACCACTGTGGGCTATGGGGACATGTATCCCATGACCATTGGTGGCAAGATTGTGGGCTCCTTGTGTGCCATCGCGGGTGTGCTCACCAttgccctgcctgtccctgttATCGTGTCCAACTTCAACTACTTCTACCACCGAGAGACTGACCACGAAGAGCAGTGCCAGTACACCCACGTCACCTGTGGCCAGCAACAGTCACCCTTCTCTGAGCCCAAGAAGGGGGACAGTAATCAGTCCCTCAGCAAATCTGAATTCCTGGAAGCCGAAGACCTGGAGTCCATGAAATATTCCAACTTCATTCCTCCCAATAACCAGGGatataaagagaagaaaatgctgacaGAGGTGTGATGAGTTTTGTTGTCCTGGGTCCAGACACGGAGCTGCAAGCTGCTGTTACAGTTGTCTTCCTACAAGCAGCTGGATCTATTCAGCATTTACATGCCAGACTGTGAATTGTGATACCGTAAACAGAATGATTGTGATAATGGGCTCTTCTGGCCTGATGTGCTGTTTCTCATTACTGTGTGCAGCCAGAAATGTTCTTGCTTTATTCCGTGGAGTGCTAGCTGTCATCCCCACTCCCTTgtgcatttctctgcttttgatGACTGCTTTAATCCAACATTTGCTCCGAAACCAAGTCTTGTAACTCCACTAGCAGAGAAGCCCTTGCCACTTCTTCAGCAGAAGCATTCAGCAGACTGAACAGTTAAAGGGGCTACAAACATCTGGCTCAAGCCGTGCTCTCAGTCCCTGTGCCAGCGCGGTGCCCTTGGCTGTGGGATCAGTCACGCCTGCCATGCCATTGCCTTTGAATAATGGAAACGCTGCAGCCAGGAtcacagggagctctgcagctgtaGAGGAAAGCCAGCAAGCAGATGCCTTCTTTGCAACCCTTGGCATGCTAAAAGATCCTCCTGGtttgtgtttcaaaaaaaaaaaaaaaaaaaggaaaaaaaggtgcaTAAATCTAAAAGCTCTTTGCTACTTGTGACCATACATCATGTATCAAAAACAGGCTTAAAGCAGTCAACAGGCTTGGTGAAGATTCTCTGTGTTTTGAGCTTATCTCAGCCTTATTTATGCCAGTGCCCTGATGTTAATTGGCTTTTATAGTACCAACTTAATCTTCATAGTGGTAAGTGCCTTCTGATGCAAGGCGTGTTGGAGTAAATTCATTTGTTATTTGCAGAGTTCATCTTCACACAATAACGTTTAATGAGATGTGCTTTGTGCTTCAGACACCCAGCTCTGTATTCAGGCATGTGAGAGCAGTtgactctgctgctttttttaattgagCATTTGTGTAGCTGAGGGAAGTTTGCGTGTTGGCATTTTGTTGACATGGCAGAAAAATCCTGACCACAGAGAGCTCTGCACCTGTGCTGTGCGAGGATCGCGCTGGTTTGGCAAGTCACAGGCATAAAATGCCCCAGGGCGAGCGTGTCAACATTTGAAACTGAGACTGGCACGGATACAAACTTCCCTAAGCTGTCTGCACAAAGCCAGCAGCATCCTCCAGACCCTTTGAATGAGGGGAGAAACAGCGAGCCCTGAAGAGATGCTTTTGCTCTATTGCTGGCCTAGCCAGCTACTGGTATTTCATGGATAGGAGGGACAGCAGTGTTTTTGCACTTGGTTTTGTGAGAGCAGTTTGTGCCAGCCATGCAAAATATGCACAGCTTGGCCTGCAGTGCCGGGTTTGCCAAGGGACCAGAGATTTCTATCGTCAAATACATGTTTTGCTTCCCAGATCATTTCATTAGTTTCAGTCAGCTCTGCCTTACACCTaacttgaaaaatgtttcaagctctgccagcaggtGAGAAAGGGAAATGGATGCTTTCACATTCCACTGGCAGATTTTCCTGCAAGGAAAAGTCCTTCTTGTTTGAATTCTAAGTGTTTATTCTGCATTCACACGTCTGCATGTGTATGAAAGCAAAGGCAGCCATTAATGCCTTGCATCACACTGTATGAAATGCATATTGGAATGTGCTACATATTGCATGGGACATGTGTAATACATAAACCAGACATAATGCCAAGGTgcaaaaatacagagaataGATTTTGTGTATATATTGTGCTTTTCAAGCCATAAGACTAAGAATGCTAAAGTCATATCATAGCATCATAGAATGacctgggttggaagagaccttaaaagtCATCTCTTTCCAAAgagggacactttccactagaccaggttgctcagagccctatCCTTTAATATAGTCAAAACTGGCTATGGAACTGGTTGTGAGAAGGGATCTGTTTGCATCTTCATTACTCTGCCTGTTTTCAGTTGTCTTGAGATATGGCTCCATGCCTAGAGTGCTTTTATTGTGGCATCTCTCCATCCTGGCCCTGCTCATATGGTAGAAGTTGTTTGTGCAAATCATAACTACTCCATTTCTCCTGAGTCCTGTTgccttctgaaatgtttttggtGTGCAGGGATCTCCCTTGGGGTCAGCACACAACCATTATATTAAAACCTCTGCTCTCCCTCTTGCTGAAATCAGTAGGAAGATGCCACTCGTCTCAGTCTGGGAGACATGAGTTTGATGTGGTGAGGGCTCATAGCTCAGAGGGGTTTGCCTGAATAAAGCctaattgctctgtttttcATGGCACTGAGGCAAATGTTTGTGAAGTTCTGAGCCTTGGGGACCATTCTGCATCTCTTGATGTGTGTAATCAGCTGGTGGGTAAATTGTCCTGGTGAATAAGTGGAACTGAGGGGCATGGTGGCATCTCTGTTGATTTTGTATAAAAGTTGTCCAGTTCTTAGCGTGTCTTAGTCTTGGTGGTGTTCTTAGTTGTGTTTCGGGGTCACCTTAATgaaatctttactgtgaggcCAAGAGAGGGACTGTTCTTCAAATTTTGTGTTGCTAGAAACTAGCAAAAGAAGCTGCTATTTAAGAGGGATGTTTCGAGGctgctgccctctcccagcagaaTGCCCATGTTTGGGGATATTTTATGCCTGAGTCTATCAGCTGATAAAAGTTCCCCCAAAGTAAGATATAAAAAACTCAGGTTGAACACAAGTTCAGGAGGAGTCATGAGACATGCTGAGCCTACGTCAGAAAATTCCTGTGCTCGTTCTTCCCCCTgggcctggccctgctggccctgccaggcaggagccctccctgcccagaACAGGTTGTTACGGCTGGGCATGGAGACTCCAGCAAGAGAAAAAGATCACTGGCAGCACAATCCCAGCGTGTCTTACAAGATCCTCTTGCAAAGAGCTGTCCTGCCTTTGGGTGGGATCCAGCAGTGAGTTTCCAGGTGGAATGCAGCAGTGAGTTTCTAGTGGGTATTGGAACCTCCCACCCTCAGATCGCACCCAAGCTGTGAAGGAATTTTGTGATGAGcaaggcagctctgtgcagtTTTTGTGAGCCACGTTTGTCAGTTCTGAAAAGAAAAGTGCGCatgaaaatgtttaaagcaGGAGTGGTGTTTGCTCCCtgggttttcttgtttgctcTAAGAGATACAGAATGGCAAATACAGAACACCAACAGAAGCATGGAAACTGTAACCTTGGGACTCATTTGGGGCATGTAAATCCTTCTCTAAGCACTTCCTGAAAAGCAGTGAAGTCCCAGAGTCATCAGTAATGCTATATGTTACAGAACCTGTGGAATCTGACCTTTGTTAAGGCaccttcagattttttttcacatgacTGAAATGACACAGTGGCACCAGTGCCATTGACTTTACCAGAGGTCTCGTGCCACCGAACCACAGAGATGCTTTCAAAAGCCTTACCTCAAGTTCTCAGCCCTTAGCACTGCCCTCGGCTGCTCAAAATGCAAATCTGTTTCCTTCTGAAGGTAGAGCACATCCCTGTGAAGCCAAGTAGGCACCTCCAGGGACCTGTTTCCATAACAACCTCCCGGACTGTTTCTCTCCGTGCTGTGATTGTGGCTACAAGTGAAAGCACTCTTTGGATATTTTGTGCTCAGATTTCAGCACCTTATCTTTACAGATGTTTTCTTTGCCTACTAGAGCTGATCCCATCACCTTATATTGTGTACAGCTGCCCTGTCCAACTTCAGGTGGGCAATCTCCAGCCTTTGAAAGCAGGGAGTGCAAacctggagaggggaagagaTTCTATTTGTCCATTCTTGCacacagagagctggagagtGTGTGAAGGACAATCTGAGCTGAGGGGCAACTGGCTTGTGAATGTACAGTCATCTGGGTGCCTGGTGACAAGGAATATAAGCTAAAGCATTGCATTAAAGACCCAGAAATTCCTCTTGCAGCAATCTCACTAGGAAATAGTTTTGCAGTGGAAGAAACTATTGCTCCTTCCAGATCCCCTGGCTGGTTTGTGACGGTTGGTTCCCCTGATAATTTTCCCACAGGATGTTTTGCACCAAAGCAGGCAGGGCAGAAATCATCTCCTTGGAGgtggggaagaaaggaaggaaaggaagaattttacTGAGgataccatttttttttgtccacaCAAAGGACTGGAAGCATGAAAGGCGTCAAGACCTGTTCTGTGGTGTTTTACTGTTGGACTCCTGCTCTCACCTCCAAGAT from Vidua chalybeata isolate OUT-0048 chromosome 5, bVidCha1 merged haplotype, whole genome shotgun sequence includes:
- the LOC128788682 gene encoding potassium voltage-gated channel subfamily A member 6-like, which encodes MRAEEPLALAAPRAGGEAEAEAPGEERSGGSCCSSERLVINISGLRFETQLRTLSIFPDTLLGDPSRRVRYFDPLRNEYFFDRNRPSFDAILYYYQSGGRLRRPVHVPLDIFLEEIRFYQLGQEAIETFREDEGFIPEEEKPLPQHHFQRQVWLLFEYPESSGPARAIAIVSVLVILISIVIFCLETLPEFRQEPKGPQPGFGESAPLGDEVLLLPPLPPPSGTPPPLRPAAGSGPFFTDPFFLIETLCIIWFSFELLVRFFACPSKPEFSRNIMNIIDIVAIIPYFITLGTELAQQQQQKQQPGSSSNNGGQQQAMSLAILRVIRLVRVFRIFKLSRHSKGLQILGKTLQASMRELGLLIFFLFIGVILFSSAVYFAETDDPDSLFTSIPDAFWWAVVSMTTVGYGDMYPMTIGGKIVGSLCAIAGVLTIALPVPVIVSNFNYFYHRETDHEEQCQYTHVTCGQQQSPFSEPKKGDSNQSLSKSEFLEAEDLESMKYSNFIPPNNQGYKEKKMLTEV